In bacterium, the genomic stretch TTTCATAGGCAAACCAAACCGTTCAATGAAACCGGGAGTTAAAGTTGAGTTCGGGCCCGATTTCAGCGGAGAAATAATTTCCGTGAATGATACTATACAGTTCAAGTTTCCTGTTATGGAGAATTTCGAACTCAAACTTAACAGATACGGCAGGATGCCTCTCCCGCCTTATATAAAGAGAGAGGCTTTTTCCGAAGACAAAACGACTTATCAAACGGTATACGCAAAGACGGAAGGCGCTTGTGCTGCGCCAACTGCAGGATTACATTTCACGAAATCCCTATTAACCAGAATAGAAGAAAAAGGAATAAACATAGCAAAGATTTTATTGCATACCGGGTTAGGTAGTTTCAATCCTATAAGATGCGAAAACATAGAAGAGCATAAAATGATGTCTGAATACTATGAGATTTCGGAGTCATCCGCAGATAAGATTAATTCTGTTAATTCAGCTATCGGTTCCGTAGTTACGGTAGGTACAACCAGCGTGAGAACTCTTGAGAGTATGGCAGAATTAAGAG encodes the following:
- the queA gene encoding tRNA preQ1(34) S-adenosylmethionine ribosyltransferase-isomerase QueA, giving the protein MLIKDFSYELPESLIAQYPAKRGESRLLVLHKDTGKIEHRVFPEIIEYLNNGDVLVLNETKVMPARLIGKRTDTGGKVEILLTNKTDDSCWAFIGKPNRSMKPGVKVEFGPDFSGEIISVNDTIQFKFPVMENFELKLNRYGRMPLPPYIKREAFSEDKTTYQTVYAKTEGACAAPTAGLHFTKSLLTRIEEKGINIAKILLHTGLGSFNPIRCENIEEHKMMSEYYEISESSADKINSVNSAIGSVVTVGTTSVRTLESMAELRESKKHLKSGEGWTNKFIYPGYKFQMVDKLITNFHLPESSLFLLVCAFAGQKMIQDAYQKAIDKKYRFYSYGDAMLIL